The Rhineura floridana isolate rRhiFlo1 chromosome 17, rRhiFlo1.hap2, whole genome shotgun sequence genomic interval TGCccgggctggctggggctgatgcaagttgtagtccacaaaTCTGGAAGGTATCATGTTGGGGAAACTGGGTGTAGGccaggctagggctggggaacctttggaccttcagatattgctgaccaacatcatctggagggccaaagattccccacctctggtgtggacaatactgagtgagGTGGACCAGTGTCCTGGTTTGGTGTAAGGACATGAGAGCctgaccagtggcccatctagtccagcatcctcttatgcttaggcttgcctaaacataaatgttttaagcaggcgccaaaaagagtacaacaaaggtgcctgcctgatgtcaataggcaaggagttccaaagtgtaggtgctgccacactgaaggatcagtttgttacataagaacataagaagagcctcctggatcaggccagtggcccatataggacatcatcctgttctcacagtggccaatcagatgcctcaatgggatgCCTGCAAGGCAGGGCCTaaatgcaagagcattctcccctcctgcggctcccagaaactggtattcagaagcatgctgcctccagctgtggaggtggagcatagtcatcatggctagtagccactggtagccgccttatcctccacaaatttgtctgatcctcttctaaagccatccaagttggtggccatcactgcctcttctgggagcaaattctatagaaGCTTCTGATGTTGCCGTTTGCTAGCAATCTGGCCATGTTGGTTTCTGTTGGCTTTGATGTCAACAGTTAACGTGATCTCCCCAAAATTCTTTTGTGTTCCCTGTGTTCTTTTTGGTCCGTTGTTGAAGCTAGAGAATAGCGAACTGAGATGCTTAGAACCGCTTGTTTTGAAGAAGTGTTAcatcttttgaaatgtgcttaatCTCTAGGGCAGACTCACGGACCCCCTACCCCACCTACCACCCCCAAGACGGACCTTCACCACGGGAGCAAGCAGGAGTTGAAGCATGAGGGGCGCCGCTTAGTGGAGAGTGGCCGGCAGAACATAGACTTCAGCAACGTGGACATCTCTGAGCTGAGCAGTGAGGTCATCAGCAACATGGAGACCTTTGACGTCCATGAGTTCGACCAGTACTTGCCGCTCAATGGCCACTCTGCCATGCCGGCTGACCACGGGCAGAACCCCACAGCGGGGTCTTATGGGCCTGCCTACTCTCATCCGGCAAGCGGCAGTGGGGGTGGAGCAGCCCAGGTGTGGACTCACAAGAGCCCGTCCTCCACATCTTCTCCTTCCAACGAATCTGGGCAGCAGAGGCCTCACATCAAGACAGAGCAGCTCAGCCCAAGCCATTATAATGACCAATCGCATAGCTCCCCGACTCACTCCGACTATGGATCGTACACCGCCCAGGCATGTGCAACTACCGTGTCCTCGGCCACGGCCACGGCCTCTTTTTCCAGCACCCAGTGCGACTACACGGATCTCCAAAGTTCTAACTACTACAACCCATACCCTGGCTACCCTTCCAGCATCTACCAGTACCCGTACTTCCATTCCTCGCGCCGGCCATATGCCACCCCGATCCTCAACAGCTTGTCCATCCCTCCTTCGCACAGCCCCACTGCAAACTGGGACCAGCCGGTCTACACGACTCTGACAAGACCTTGAGAAGGGTGAAAGGAGTTGTTGCTGTTCTGAGGTCTTCCCTGCCCTGTCCCCACCAAAACGTGTGCACTACTCATATTCAAGAACAGAATGAAGAAAAACACAGCCTACGATGGAAGGAGCACCATTTTCATTGTCTCAAGTGCCTCTTGTTCTTCTGTAATGACTTGGTCATCTGCTCCAAAAAATCTTTTAAAGTTTTTGAAAGACAGAGTtctattttctttattattaataataataataaataataatgaatgaaGCATCTGGACTGATGGTTTCCTTTGAATTCATGAAGGACAATATATTCTAACTCCTCTGTGAGGACTTAAAAGAGAAGTACCACGATTTGTTTGAGGGACACTGCAGAACTATCAAGGAGGCAAAGAAGGTATTCCAGGGTCTATTGCAATTTAAGGATAAGTTGGCCTTGGCACAAAGAACCCATGTAGATTTAAAAATCCTAACCATTCAATTAACAATATTGAGGGACCACTCGAGAATCTTTTGGGACCAACCAACCAACTAATGTCAGAACTTCTTTGATTTATAGTGGAGAGTTCTTCTTAGCAAGGTTTGGCTGTAATTAACATTTTTGTTGGGAAGCTTAAAAAAAGTGTGTTAAGCTCAGATAaagtctttttgttgttgttgttttggggtAAATctgttaaatatgtatttatgttCTGTGTAATTTTGTCTTTTTTAATTAATGAAGTAATTCTGTGCAAGAagtagattttttgtttttgttttaaaaaagaggttttaAGGAGCATAAATGAGTGGAGACGAGATGATTTTCCTGCTTCTTGTTACAACAGTGCAGTGTTTAGGTTCTGCCCAATCTGTAAGGACAAATCTGAAATGTCCCCCCAAAAACTAAAGTGGTAATGTGAGGACTTGAAGGAAGGGTGAGTGTGGAGGTTAGGGGAAGTGATGGATTAATTTTCAGGGAGagataaaaaataaatacttaATGATAGTGTTTCCATAAGATTTGTTCACAAGGAATGCCAGACTGGAAATGAGGTCTGCCTAATCTTGGATGCTATTaacaatggctactggccattcATAAAACAGGATATAAAGCTGATTGGCCTgtccctgctttttctccctaGCATCACCAATTCACAGGTgcactgaacatggaggttccccaATAGCGATGGAGagtctgtcctccatgaatgtgccCATCCTTTCCCCCAAAGCCATCAAAGCGGATGGccgaccccaccaccaccacctcaagaAACAGTGACTCCTAAAAGTGACGAGTTATGAAGAGGTGCTTAACATTGAGCCTATTGCCAGTTGAATCCCATAGGTAATCTGAGTGGCGGTTCATGGCTCCAATTTCAGTGGCTCAGTGAATCCATTACGggatttagtctgaattttcaaggagagcacttttggacagccccttgaaagtttggaccaaaACCCGCAGCGGATTCACTGCGCCACAGACATCGGAGCCTACAACCGCCACTGAGATTACACCCCCAGGtacaagagagagaggaagatttGCCCCCCTCCAAGTAAGATTGATTCCCTAGGAGTGGTTTTAGACCAATGCGTCTTGAGGAGCCTCCTGCTTGAACTGGTATGCCTGAGAGTTGATTTGGCTTCTTCATGGCATGCTTTGATGTTTCCCCTTTCCGCACATCAGCAATTAAGTAGAGCTAGATTGTCCAAAGGGGGTTCAGAATAAGACACCTTAATCAAAACTCATTTCACGAGCTCAATGCTTGCAGCTTCCCCGATCAGCCTTTGCATTGGTGACCGCTCTGGGTTGGAATGCCTTGGCACAAACTGGCTTTGTAAGCTGGTTTCCTGGCAAGGGGCTGACTTCAAAAGTTATTGCATACGAGGGGGGGAAAGTCTGAAACCCGCCCGCCCACCCACCACCCTTAGAAGTGCTGTGGCTTTTTCAGGATGGGTGCTAGCTTCCTGCCACTTTGTGTCTTGTgggtctcttttaaaaaaaagaatctgacAAATTCCTACTTAAAGTGTTTCACGTGTATTCCTTTCTGGGAATAACTGAAATACAAGCCAAATGTGAATTTGGAATGCTCTCTGTCTCCTTTCAGTGAGGCTACTCCAGAGTAGATGTGGAAAAAGGAGGAATGGTAGCCAGCATCCCCTCCCCATGCCAATCAGTTTCAACACGTTAAATTTGAAGGCCTCGTTGCATTGTTGGACTACGTTGGCAGCACAGCTAGTTTTTGAGAAATTACAATTCAAGCAGAAGCTACGGATTGAGTTTCACTTTAATGTTGCCTATTTAAGGACCAGATGTCATCAATCAAAGCtgtgaaaataaaaatgttctcCACTATATTTTGGTTAGTTTTTAGATGTAGACTAATATTTCATTGATATTTTGTTCCATTGTATGCTGAGCATATAATAACCATCCACTCTAATGGTAACGTTGtgccttttaaaagaaaactttataaatctttaaaacttTCAGAGATTATCTATCTTATCTTTTCTATGGTTTCATATTCTTgggtttttgttttcattttcctgaaagattttttttttttgcatattgcCTTTTGTGAATTTGGGGGGTTGGGGTGGGAGAATGGAGCAGGGGAGAGGAACAGATTCTCCTTCTTATGCAATCTATTTTTCTGTAAAGTTTGAAGGCCATCATTTGTTATTTGTTCACTAGCTTTCAACTAAGTACTGCTAACTTTTGTACAGGTCCATttgataaaattaaaaaaagcCTTTTATTCACCCATTGCTCATATATTCCTTGAAGTTGTTTATATACAAGACAGAAAATAGATAAAATGGAAAATATTCCTTTGTGTATGAGAAGTTCCTATGGGGGTAATGAATAAAAGACTCttttctcccccttccaatcACGATGGGGTACTCTTTCCATTTTAATAGGATGCAGGATAACCCTTTGCCTGGGATCTCCTGGGGGGGATTTTAAGGAG includes:
- the SOX8 gene encoding transcription factor SOX-8; the encoded protein is MLNMSEEHSKALDAPGSPAGTASSMSHVDSDSDAPSSPAGSEGVPATSASVQRTGGGGGGPKGESGDVDERFPACIRDAVSQVLKGYDWSLVPMPVRGNGALKAKPHVKRPMNAFMVWAQAARRKLADQYPHLHNAELSKTLGKLWRLLSESEKRPFVEEAERLRVQHKKDHPDYKYQPRRRKSVKAGQSDSDSGAELSHHGGNQIYKADTGLGSMSEAHHHSDHAGQTHGPPTPPTTPKTDLHHGSKQELKHEGRRLVESGRQNIDFSNVDISELSSEVISNMETFDVHEFDQYLPLNGHSAMPADHGQNPTAGSYGPAYSHPASGSGGGAAQVWTHKSPSSTSSPSNESGQQRPHIKTEQLSPSHYNDQSHSSPTHSDYGSYTAQACATTVSSATATASFSSTQCDYTDLQSSNYYNPYPGYPSSIYQYPYFHSSRRPYATPILNSLSIPPSHSPTANWDQPVYTTLTRP